Genomic window (Nicotiana sylvestris chromosome 7, ASM39365v2, whole genome shotgun sequence):
tcactaatagtcacatctctggcatcgtcgtgctgaactttgtccttaagtacaagcaaatgaggatcattataccagcgctctctgatatgatcaaacaaggaagaccgagaaaccacacaagctaagatctGTCTGGGCTCTGAattatccaacctcacaaaccgattggccaaggcttaaatatcaactacaagaggtctttctccaacaggaatatacgccaaactgcccatactcaccgccttcctactcaaggcatcgaccactatattgtcctttctcggatggtacaaaatagttatatcatagtcctttagcagctctaatgataagtaaacacctcacaagacacaccatagagataatgcctccaaatcttcaatgcgtaaacaatggcaaccaactccaaatcgtgaacagggtagtttttctcatggggcttcaactgacgagaagcataagcaatcactctaccctcttgcatcaacacacacccaacaCCAACCCGAGAAGCATCAAAGTATACCATATAAGAATCTGAAGTTGATTGCAagactaacactagagctgtgatcaaggcagtcttgagcttctgaaagctcgcctcacactcatccgaccacctgaaaggagcactcttttgggtcaatttggtcaaaagtgatgcaatagatgaaaatccttgaACGAACTGACGGTAATATCCCactaaaccaagaaagctacgaatctttgtggttgaggacggtctgggccaaatctgaaccgcctctatcttcttcggatcaacctgaataccctcactggacaccacatgccccaagaacgccaccaaactgagccaaaactcacacctCCCTCAACTGCtgaaatacaactctcaaatgctcggcgtgctcctcctaactacgcgagtacaccagaatatcatcaatgaatacaataacaaacgagcCGAGATAAGActgaaacatgttgttcatcaaatgcatgaacattgcTGGGGAATTGGTttacccaaaagacatcacaaggaactcataatgaccatatcgggtccttaAAGCTGTTTTAAGAAtgttcgagtccctgatcttcaactggtgataccctgacctgatatcaatcttagagaacactctcgctccctgaagctggtcaaataaatcatcaatacgagacaAATGATACGtcttcttgattgtgactttattcaactgcctataatcaatgcacatcctcatagtgtcattCTTTTTCTTTATAAATAGAACAGGCACACCCatggcgacacactaggccgaataaaccccttatcaaggagttcctgaagttgctccttcaactcctttaacttcgccggtgccatacaatacggtggaatagaaatggctGAGTGCctagcaccaaatcaataccaaagtcaatatccatatcctgcggcatgcccgacaggtctgcaggaaacacatccggaaaatccctcactatcGGAACTGAATCAAATAGTAGGAGTCTAtgtactaacatctctcacaaaggccaaataagaaaggcaacccttcccaaccatccgctggtccttcaaaaataaaatcactaTACAAGGAACATAAtccgtcaaacctcgccactcaatctgtggtacctccggcatagccaacgtcagtGTCTTAGCGTGATAGttcagaatagcacgacacggagacaaccaatccatacccaatatcacatcaaaatcaattatactaagcaacaaaaggtccacttgggtctccaaacccttaatagtcaccacacacgatcgatataagcggtccacaacaacagtatcacccaccggagtCGATACACGAACAAATAAAACAAGAGATTCACAGgacgtatccaaataatgagcaaaatatgatgacacatatgttacacctccttttttactacacccccgaaagggtgtataagggaatttttccaattaaaggacaatcgaaatgagatttattgttaaaagattcagagttgccacttgggagatttatagtgtcccaagtcacctgttccaatcccgaatcgagaaaaagattgactctgtttaacaatccgcgaaccagaaatccgggtaaggaattctgttaacccgagagaaggtgttaggcactcccgagttctgtggttctagcacggtcgctcaactgttatattcggcttaattatctgattttagatattttggaacctatgtgcatttttactttaactgcttttattcatttttaaagaaaattgcaacgttattaaaacacgtctcgaacctcgtcacataaatgcacccgtggtttttgacacattttatctaacgttgttgagatttgaatttgggtcacataaatgcgcacccgagtttaggaaagtaaattattaataCAACGCACCTAAAAcaactacgcatttgcaactttgcgagagCCATGGAAATTctactaaatggcatgcctcgatttctaaggactaaaatattaattaagcgagggccacacATTTTAAGATTTTGCTTGGCTTGGTGCACCCCAAATTTAATAGTTTAATTAGTTAACACTAAATGTAGTTTAAAGATTCCATGTAAACTAACTAAAATAGCTTGTGTGAGGGAAAGCCCATTCATTACACAAAAGGGTTGAGCCAATGCAGGAGAACTGATGGTCCAGCGAAAGCAATGGCCCAGATCTTGTTCGAGGGACTTTCAGAATTGAGCCTCATAATTGGGCCCAAGTTCGAGGCCCTACAGCTGCTGAGCACCAAGCTCAACATTGACTCATTTCACTGCATGAGCAAGCTTGAAGTCGTAGAGAATTCAACAGGACAACAACGAGACCAATACATATGCACGTAGCTTTGGGACAAACTTGTCGATAGCCCATTACGTGACATCCAATAAGGATTTAACCTTGAAGTCAATTATGAGTTCCAATTTTAATAACCAATAGTAGGTAGCAGAATTTAACAGTTTCAACATCATACAGACACGGCTAATCACATTACTTTTGCACAGAAATTACATTAGCAGATAAATTACTAACCCAGACTCCTAAAAGgaaacttcaaacaaacaactaaaattcagaatagTAATACGGAATACTGCATATGCAAATGCCTACTAGGAGTGTCCTTGAAAGTCCCTTTATACATATACCCCAATTCAAACCCATAAAATCCAAGTGATTGAGCCATAACTTGTTCCATGTTTCAAACCAAAACTAATTCTAGAACAAAGAGCTTAGCAAGTATTCTCAACACTAAGATAATTACAAATATAGTTATACTCTATTCAACCATAAACAGACTCGACCAAGCTATTCCTGGAATAAATAATACGCATCATGCATGAAATTAAAAAAGATAGAAGTGAGAGTTCAATAGCAACCATCATCCAATTTGTCCATATTTTAGatttaagcttcaaactacatTTAAATGGTGTCCATAGTGTTTGAGAATACCTGGAAAGCAAAATGgcagaaaaaggaaaaaggtcagtgATAGCAGGACAGTGACAACAGTAGCACTGGAACAGTAAACTCTCAGTAGTTCAAGATCGGTTTTAAAAAAACCAAAATCAGACCATCTTCAACCCAGATAAGTACTTGTGATCTCTTAGGAATTAAAGCTCAACAGGGAAGCTAAGAAAACTGGGAATCAGGACTCCTAACACAAATTCAGCTCAGAATCAGCTTTCAGaaaccaaattaaaccaaacTCATCCCCATATGAATCAAAGATTGCTTCAGATATTCAAAAACCTCAAGAATTATGGAAAGAAATCCAATGGAGCAATAGTTTCTATGAAATCCTTAGCCATTTGTCTTTTCTAGATTttctggttttttttttcaaaatcttaACTCTTGGAGTTTATGAAATAGTAAAATTATGCAGCTTCTATATTTCTGGATTTCTAGATCTCAAACTccgccttgaaaggcaagaaaatctgcctttataggcaagacacTAGGGCAGCCTaaagaaatcagatttttcattttGACCCTTTTCATATTTTCCTTTTTGCTACTTAGTCCTTCATTTTCTGACTTGCTAACCAAGTAAGTATATTATGCACCTTCTGAGAAGCTTCTTAGGTGGTTATGGCAAGATTTCCCTAAGTATTTTACCCAAACCACCCTTAATTACCCCTGAAATTTCTCTTAAGTCTCAGATGGgttatgggtcaagttgaccctggGCTGACCCATTAGAATGAACCCCATTTTCTCTGGTCTTTGGTttaatcatcaatcaaatccagTCCATTAAAGCCCAAACAAAAAAATTCAGACCAACAAAAAGGGGGACAAACTAAACGGACTTCAAGAATGAAAATAGAACAAAGGGAAAGAGATTTAAAATTCAACATGAGAATTGAAACAACAATCAGAAACTTAACACGTCTTAAATAACAACAAACATGGAAAAATGAGCAAAACAAACAAGCAAAGGAGAAAACTAGCACGGCACGTCATGAATATCAAATAACTaatgaaagtaaaagaaaacCTAAATTCAGAGCTTGAACTTTACCTAATTTCATCAGAAGAAAACTTATTGGAGaggggaagaagaaagagaatagaACCAGATGGTAAGACAATGGGAATACACAAAAAAAGGTGAAGGAAACTTACCGACATAAACTAAAAAACCAGTGGAAACCAGGGATATGACCAAAATAATATTGATCCCtcattctttgtcaagaacaaaagATCAATATTGGTTCCGCCAAGTCCGGACTTCAAAGCTCGAAGAGAAAACGGACCCCAAAATCATGCATGTGAACAGGCTTAACAAAACGATTTTGAACTTTAGGAGCCAAACCCGGATTCAATATTCGAAGAGCTTGAAGGTGATTCGAGAGTCAAGAGTTTGAGATTGGGGAAGAGGAGACTATGGGGATTCTGGGGTGTTAGTTTGGTGTGATTTGGGAAAGATTAGATTTTTGGTCTAGTTTTCAATTTAAGATTCAAGACGAACCAGTGGGATTCGAAGGATATAGGTTAGGGATTTGGAAAAAGGAGATGAAGGAGGTCTTGGGGTGTAAGTTTGGAGGCGGTTTGCGGTGGCGCCTCCACTGGCGGTGGAGGATTTGGGGGCAGCTAGCTAGGGTTAGAGGTTGAAGACAATAAGTATAGAGAGAGGGGGTTCTGAAGGGGGTTGGGCTATTTTCGGACAGCTTTATAGTCTAGGGGGCGCAGTTCTCGACCGTCCGATCAAGGAACATCGACGGCCATGATCAAGCTTAgctaaacggtgtcgttttgatcATGGGGGAGGGGGGATTAGGGCGGGTCCGGGCCAAAAAATTGGGCGGGTTTCAGGGCAAgaatgtttgggcctggggtttgcAGCCCAAGCCAGCctctttatttgttttcttttcctttctttctttttttctcttttttctttcaattttcttttagcttccttttaaatcaaaattaaaaataatcctaaattaatcattaatcaaattatcctattacattaattaactctaaataacatttaccacaaataattaacaaccaaattcaaagaaaaactaccaaaattcgaaattaaaaattaaaagtgcataataaactatatttttgtatttttcgttaattaaataaaataaaatgccacgaaaatccacaaaaGTGCAAACaccgaaagaaattattttgttttgaatttctgggagtaattaatatagggcaaaaatcacgtgctcacaacatacgaaaaagtggaaccaggatcaaatagtacagaggcatccctgtggcaaactaagacaatacttgtgatcacggcatctgaagcaataacatttgGTCTggctaggagtgcatagaaacggtcctgaacgccacctgatcgacctccccctctggggcggcCCCTAGCTGAttgtcctccacccctagctaactaagtgggtggtgaagtaacggGTGTTAAAGTCGatgctgactcctctgctgaggcGGACTCCTATGACGACGAGCATAGTGCCTCCACATATGcaccaactctccacactcataacaacccctaGTGCTGGTgacggggactaaagggaacccctagcaccgagaTGGCTAGTAGAAGAACCTGACATGgaggagccctgaactgatggagcacaagaCAAACTCTAGGCTGGGAGGGCACTAAGTAATGAATGTCCCtggtgagaaccatggcccgatgatgcaccacggtgaactgggcgagctgactgagcatgtcgaatggacgacctctgctgTGCTGAAACTCACCCCCATGTGGAGCACCACTGAATCCACCTtgaccacgaggcctcttggcctccctctcctgaCCATGAACTATCTTAATTTGTCGAGCAATGTCGACAACCTCATCAAAAGTGGCACCATACACCCTTTCTCTGGTCATAAGCAACCGAAGCTGAAACCCaaggccatctataaacctcaTGATCCTCTCTCAGTCTGTGAGAACCAACCAGACCATATGAAGAGCCCACTTGAAGAACCacatctcatactgtgtaacaGATATATCACTATGGCAAAGCCACTTGAACTGCCTGTGCAGTTCCTCTCTGCGAGACTCAAGTAcgaacttctccaaaaagagaatggagaattgctgccaagtaaggggcgctgcgctaaccggcctacgcctctcctAAGTATCCCACCAACTAAGTGCAGCCCCAgagaactggaaagtagtgaatgagaccctactggtctccagaatacctgtggtctgaagcatcctctaacacttgtccaagaaaccatgTGCATCCTCACCCTCAGCACCACTAAACGAGGGAGGCTGGAGTCTCCCAGACCTCTCCAATCTgcactgctcgtcctctggcataataggagctacatagtcctgagcagttgcaaccggctagttggaggtgcccccggtgtctgaagtccctgaacaacccgctcaggtgtgcgagcggcgggagtctgagtgcctcccccggcctgagaagtagtcgCGGCTGTAGTaattgagaccgcctgagccaggccagtgcacactgatagaatcagAGCtagagcctcctgaaggcctgagATAACAATAGGCATAGACGGTGCCTAAGCTGGTCCTActagagcatccacaactgggacctgattatgaactggggtagctggtggatctgcaggtgctgccctagctgctgtgcgggctataCCCCCGCCCCTACCACGGCCTAgaccgcgacctcggcctctcgAAACCCcaattggtggtactggtggtcgtccgtcctgaccggtagcacgtgtcctcaccatctgtgagagaatagaataacagaagtttagttaccataatcaacagattcgcacgacaagaatgtgaagttttcctaaaggttctgcagcctctcgaagataagtatagacgtctccgtaccgattcgcaaggctctactaaacccgcttatgacccgtgagacctatgtaacctaggctctgatatcaacttgtcatgacccaaatatGCCTTgttatgatggcgcctaacgtggaGCTAGGCAACCTACTCTTTAACCAAAACAACCCGTTAATCCAAAATAAAGATTTCTTAAagctattaattaataaaactttATAATATAAGTCTGAGTAACAAGGTGTGGAATGATAAGCCCAACATCGGGATGTCACAAATTATGAGCATATACTAAGAAACCGTCTGATAAAAACTAAAACTAATACAGTCTAGGAAAAACTACTAATAATAGTTAaaggaagataggagggagaagagcagggctgtgatcgccatgcaactaccttgctaactctacAAATCCGCGACGGATGAAAATCGACAATCACTAGCACGTCCAGcaacccctggatctgcacataaggtgtagggagtaatgtgagtacgccaactcaataagtaataatggtaaataaagactgagcaataGAAAATACATAAAATGCTTTTCATTAAATCTCATTAAGTACAACATACTTTCTAATCAGTATAtgagtcaaatcatctcgtttaaaATCCAGTttcggtaaaaatcatttgaagatatttttctACAGTTTCAACAGAGGTTTTATGCAATTTAGaataaaagtgatgaaaatcataaacagcccctcgggaaagCATGAATCATAAACCGCCCATCGGGCATAATATCactcagaatcagcccctcgggcaacccTCACAATCattcgtaaacagcccctcgggcataacatgaatgaaaaacagcccctcgggcaaaacatcatatcactcactcagggtactcaCACTCACTGGGGgagtacagactccggaggggctcctacaacccaagtgcAATagcaagccacctcgtggcataaatcacttaggccctcgacctcttaTAATCATAGATTAATAGCatcatgttgcggcgtgcagctcgatcccataaaatcctcacaacataggccctctgCCTCACTCAaccagaaacctctcaagccactcgggctatcagtaaaacatggtgctcaTCCCAAAATACCAGTTTATGCATAAAAAACGGGAtgataaagactgagttatgaaattagtaaacatagcatgactgagtatagattttagatcaaaacagtgagaggataatagGAAAAGGCCCTTAAGGGTCTAAACAGCTTTGGCACGAgactcaaatatggcattcagcccaaatttATAGGTATTCTTTCTAAATCATAGAAATATCatatagtttcagtcaaatacacaacttaatagttgctacggggcgcaccaagtcacaatccccaacggtacatgcccacacgctcgtcacctaacaTGTGCATCACCTCACAATAGTAAAACGATAcaaaatttggggtttcataccctcaggactagatttacaatcattactcacctcaaatcgGTCCAAtccctactccgcgatgcctttgcctctggaatcggcctccaaacgtcccgaatctaaCCTAAAGCAATATAATGTGATCAATATAGGCCAAGGGATCAATTCCTTATAAATAACTATCAATTTATAacaaaatcccgaaattcacccaaacccggcccctgggctcacgtctcagaattcgacaaaaattacaaaactagaaactcctttcactcacgagtctatacataccaatttcatcaaaatccgacatcaaatggtccctcaaatccccaaatcaaactctccaatttcaagccctaatcccctcAATTTCATCCCTAATTTCTTTTAATTACTTGTTTAAATAACTGAAAATCACCATAATCACGAGTATTTAGTTCAGGTAGCTTACCTCCACGAAaatccctttgattccctcttcaaaaccctccaaaaacTTCAAAACGGGATGAAAAATGGCGAAGAATGgccaaaattcgcgaagggttccttatatattttctgcCCAAgcatctcgcacctgcggcccagCTTCTCGCATCTGCgtgaccgcatttgcggtccaagTTCCGCACCTACGGTTTTCACTTAACTGCCCAGATCCCGCTTCTGTGGTCCTTTCCCCGGCACCTGCGGTCTCGTAGGTGCGCACCATCCACTGCACCTACGGTTCCTGCCTAGCCTTCCAAacctccgcatctgcggttcctttCCCCTTTTGCGGCCGTCTCACCTGCGATCCCCActccgtaggtgcggttatgacagctgaAGAAAATCTTCAGCATTTCCTCAAATCCCATCCTTGATCCGTCCATCActcgaaatcaacccgaggccctcgggacctctaccaaacataccaacaagtcatatatcaatatacaaacttagtcgaacctatggaacactcaaaataacatcagaaCACTCAAATACtcccggattcaagcctaaggattgtcaaaatttcaaattccacaaacgatgtcgaaacctactaaatcacctccgaatgacttgaaatttttcaCAGGCGTCACAAATGACATTACTGGCCTATTCCAATTTAcgaaaattctattccgaccccgatatcaaaatttccactgcctaCCGAGAATCGCCAAATTTttaatttcgctaattcaagccaaaATCTACCACatacctccaaattacatttcgaacacgctcctaagtccaaaatcacctaacggagctaaccgaaccatcagaattcatatccgagatcatttacacataagtcaacatcgggttgacttttccaacttaagcttctaaataagatactaagtgtctcattccactccaaaACCACTCCCGCCCCGAACCAACCAACATGATACGGTGAAATACAGTTGAGAAACACATAGGGAAGCAGAAATGGTGAAATGGGGCTATAATTCACGAAACGACCGGTTGGATCGTTATAATATCCTTCGGGATTATGTTAGGACTATGTAATGTTTTTGTTTAAGTAATATAAACTTCCTTTATgctaaaaaaacatatataacaatcaaaaaaataattttatgcgCACAAAATTAGATGTTAAATTTAGAAAATTCAACAATATTATAGAATTATTACTAAGTAGTGTATATATTCTAACTCCTTAATTTCCTACatcatttctattttttttttgttgatttgAAGAGAATCGCAAGTTGAAATTCTTTCGCAGGATGTTTTATTGCAAAACTtaatcttttaaaaagaaaagggaagaagttTACTAATGCTTTACGTTTAAACTTTAAACACCAACAAACAAAATCAAGTTACGCAGTAAAATGTAACTTTTAGGATTTTACAATTGTCGGATCTTTACCAATGCCtacctttttaattttttttattacaaGCAATAATGTACATAGAGGCAGagccaaaatttaaattttataaGTTTTTATAGCGAATCAAGTTAATTGTTagtaatatataataataattggGTTACCGATCAAATATTCATAAATATTAGTAAGTGATTTCATGGGCGAAAATTATTAGGTTTATGTAAACTCATATATTATAGTCTAGATCCGCCTCCAAATATACACAAAATTTCAGATAAATGATCTCGGCTTATTTTCGCAATTCTTTTTAGCAAAAATTGTGTTtcagtattacctaaggtttCTTTCTATTATATCTTGTTTATTTTAATCTTGAGATTTTGGAATGTTCTTTCCTTTGCGCATTAATTAAAGTAAACTGTTTTTGATAACAAAATTATAGTTTCGaattattttcctcttatttgagCAATTTCATGATATAGAGTCTGGTAATAATTTCTTCTTGATTTAATACCAACTCAAATTCAGATATCTTATtaaaattggtatgataatgtaTATGTCGTTATTTTATGGATTtattaggaaaaataaatttaatgaagtgattaaaaatatatattttagaaGAATAGGACCAATTTCCGTAATCATAGATTTCAACAACATTATGCGCCGTTTACCTAATAAAGTCAAAAAATGAATCATTAGATATAATTATTTTCGTGTCCGTTTAGTGACTATCACCATAACTAATGTTTCCAAGTGTCTCACCCTCTTTGCCTAAAGTTTATAAAGTAGCCATCAAATTTCCCACgatttggttttaaaaattgCATCATATCAATTGTGCCCAACCCCAATAAAAAACACCCCGGTGCATAAAGTATATCGCATCATGTAAAATTCGCAAAAGAGTTGCACTCCGAAAGGGTGCAACGAATGCAGTTTACCCTAATACAAGCATCAGGTGTATAAAGCATTTCACGTTCACGTAAGATCTGCAAAAAGGCTGCATCCTGAGAGGGTGTGATGTAGGAagtctaccctaatgcaagcgTCAGGAGTATAATACTTTTTGTATTCACATTAGATCCGCGAAAGGGCGGAACCCCGAGAGAGTGCGATTTAGAAAGTCTACCCTAATACAAGTGTTAAATATATAAAGCATTTCGTGTTTACATAAGATCCACGAAAGGGTGCGATATAGACagtctaccctaatgcaagcatcgGTTACTAACTCCACCGCTCAAACGCGTAATTTATATGTCACACTGAAATAACTTTATCCTATATCCAAGCCCAAtacaaaaaaagtaaaaataaaaagcaCAACATTTATGTCAAATTGTCACATAATTTCACATTGCTTGCTAAAAGGAGGGACATTAAAGTAATTTCATAGAATGTTGCCTCTATAAAAATCACACTTCAACAAATTCCAAAGTACTATAAACTCAAGAAAAAATGTATCCAAAATTTCTTGTTTTGCTACTCACTAACTTCTACATTTTTTGCTTACTAGCCTTAGCCTCAGACCCTGACCCTATCCAAGATTTTTGCATACCTAACACAAGAAAATCAAGGTACAATTTTTTACCATGCAAAAATTCTAAGTTACTAACACCTGATGATTTTATATTTCCCGGCGTAAAATCGCCGGGAAATTTCTCCGATACCGGACTCGCGGCCGTGTCGGTGAGCCCTACAATATTTCCAGGACTTAACACGTTAGGAATGTCATTTGTACGTGCTGATTTGAATATTGGTGGTATAAATCCTCCTCATTTTCACCCTAGAGCTACAGAAATTGCATacattttacgtggaaaaatttATTCAGGTTTTATCGATTCGAATAATCGAGTTTTTTCGAAGGTAATTGAACAAGGAGATGTCATGGTTTTTCCTAGAGGATTAGTACATTTTCAGATGAACGTTGGAAAAATTCCAGCGACGATTTTCGGGTGTTTTAATAGTCAAAATCCAGGCAATATGAAAATTCCAGCAACTATTTTTGGTTCTGGAATTAATGATGAGCTTTTGGAGAAGGCTTTTGGATTAAGTCTTAAGCAAATTGCTATAATTAGaaggaagttttttcctaaaaagGCAAGGTAAAGTGTGAAGGACTTTATTGGCCTTTATTGGAATTTAAAGAGAAAATTGTTTAAGCAGTTGGTTGAGCgattatttaggttaattcttcttaTAATTACTCGGGATCGCCATTGAGTATGGAATTTCTTGAGAAATGGTGGAAATGAAGGATAAATTTccctttttgttattttttgtaatttgttTTCGA
Coding sequences:
- the LOC104219834 gene encoding germin-like protein subfamily 3 member 2; protein product: MYPKFLVLLLTNFYIFCLLALASDPDPIQDFCIPNTRKSRYNFLPCKNSKLLTPDDFIFPGVKSPGNFSDTGLAAVSVSPTIFPGLNTLGMSFVRADLNIGGINPPHFHPRATEIAYILRGKIYSGFIDSNNRVFSKVIEQGDVMVFPRGLVHFQMNVGKIPATIFGCFNSQNPGNMKIPATIFGSGINDELLEKAFGLSLKQIAIIRRKFFPKKAR